The following nucleotide sequence is from Gammaproteobacteria bacterium.
CCGCCCCCTTCCCGCCACAAGGCCTCGAACAGCCCGTGGGCGTAGGCCGGACCGGAAAGCGCCCGACGCGAAATCGAGTAGCTGTTGCAGCGGCGGCTGTAGTTCCCGTCCAACTCGACGCGGCTGTCGCCTTCGCCGGCGATGCGCACTGCCACTCCGCGCTGAAATCCGCCGCATCGTCCGCTGCTCAGCCGTAGCCGGTTGACCAGTTCCAACCCGGACAGCGGTGGCTCCACCCGGGCATGAACGCGGCCCCGGGCGTGGTCCGGTTCAACGATTACCCGGATCGCCTGAAAGTTCATCAGCAGCGCGTAGGGAGATGCGCTGAAGGAGCGGTGACGGTCGGCTTCGAAGCCGGCAACCGGCGAATCATCGGCCGGCAGCCACCGATCGTCGAGCACCAGCGGTCCGTCGATCCGGCGCAGGCCTTTTTGCTTCAACTGCTGCAGCAGCAGCCAGACGCGTTCCATGACCAGGTGCGGATCCCCACGCCCTTCCAGAATCAATGGGCCGTCAAGCACGCCGTCGCGCAGTTCGCCGCCCAGATGGACGCGCGTGATCCAGCGGTATTCCGGCCCGAGCCCCTCCAGAGCCAGCCAGCCGGTCAGCAGCTTGATTACCGATGCCGGCTTTCTCGGAACGTCCGCATGGTGACTCAGCAAAGGCTGGTCCTCACCCATGTCCCGGACCCAGACGGAGTAGTTTTCGCGCGGGATGCCGTAGTGCGCGAGGACGCGATCGACCGCGGCCGGGAGGGCGTCCTGGGCACCCCCTGCCGGCGGCCAGCACAGCAGCGCGCTCAGCGCCAGAGCGCGGACTGACTTGCTAGGCAGAAGCACGAATGCGCCCGCGAGCCGGCGATCCGATGACTTCCCAGCCCTTTTCGCCCGCGATCGCCGCCAGCGCCGATTCCGGATTGACCGCGACCGGAAGGCCGCAGGCGCCCAGCAGCGGCAGGTCGCTCAGCGAGTTTCCGTAAGCCACGGCATCCGCAAGGCTGGTTTCGAACCGCGCACAGAGGTCGCGCGCCGAGGCCAACTTGGCTTCGCCCACGCGATGCACGATCGGTGGCGCGAAGCCGTAGCGTCCGGCGCGCACCGCGCATTCGGTTGCGACGACGTTGCCGACGCCCAGTCTTCCGGCGATCGCGTCGGCGAGGACGCTCGGCGTTCCCGATAGCAGCACGACGATATCGCCTTCTTGTTGATGCGCCCGCAGGCGTTCAAGGCA
It contains:
- a CDS encoding HAD-IB family phosphatase, producing MNGAKSVPRLALFDIDGTLLNEPSSEKRFMLWLFLKGRIGPVRLLAYALFALRHYPRYGLGVFAKNKSLLWRRTVGSAEKLAREWAADGLDRALYGPCLERLRAHQQEGDIVVLLSGTPSVLADAIAGRLGVGNVVATECAVRAGRYGFAPPIVHRVGEAKLASARDLCARFETSLADAVAYGNSLSDLPLLGACGLPVAVNPESALAAIAGEKGWEVIGSPARGRIRASA
- the dacB gene encoding D-alanyl-D-alanine carboxypeptidase/D-alanyl-D-alanine-endopeptidase; amino-acid sequence: MRNRRWRRSRAKRAGKSSDRRLAGAFVLLPSKSVRALALSALLCWPPAGGAQDALPAAVDRVLAHYGIPRENYSVWVRDMGEDQPLLSHHADVPRKPASVIKLLTGWLALEGLGPEYRWITRVHLGGELRDGVLDGPLILEGRGDPHLVMERVWLLLQQLKQKGLRRIDGPLVLDDRWLPADDSPVAGFEADRHRSFSASPYALLMNFQAIRVIVEPDHARGRVHARVEPPLSGLELVNRLRLSSGRCGGFQRGVAVRIAGEGDSRVELDGNYSRRCNSYSISRRALSGPAYAHGLFEALWREGGGEISGGYRLGSAPQDAEPWLEFKSEFAFQAVRFMNKHSNNVMARQLLLTLGAEMFGPPATLDKARKAAGEILKREGLELPSLILDNGSGLSRVSRISAADLGRLLVHAGQGPRFPELAASLPIAGRDGTLTKTYSDTAFGGRAHIKTGSLNGVSAIAGYVLADSGRRLAVVALLEHPLAAKGPGEEAHGQLLTSLSRH